Genomic window (Helicoverpa zea isolate HzStark_Cry1AcR chromosome 9, ilHelZeax1.1, whole genome shotgun sequence):
aaaagacatgatgaattaaaatattgttttattaattcatgATTACAGAAaagttcagtatttttataaaaattactttgatacCTGCACACTATTgtgtaatgttaaaaatgtttatattactatttaacatacacaggtaaaatacatatgtattgttaGAAGGTGTCTACAtagtattgtttattaaataacttctagCATGACATCCACTGTCCAAGTCACTGCTAGAGTCCGGCTTGCTTATCAACCGGGTCACAGTTGCTTCTTACCTACCTCGTACTTATCAATAATATCTGGATGGTTGATGGCATCTAATGTATATTGTTGAGTCCTTGAGGCAGATGCTTGTGAGACATTGTTCTTGCAATGTCACATAGTATTATTTGGTACTTAAATCCCACTAACAAAAAATTTGACAGTACCTGCAAAAGGTGGATGGACAGTAAGTTTTAGGCACCTATCCACTGTACTGtatgatgatttatattatattgattaagTGTAATATATTGGTGCGGTTGCTAATTCCTCCTCGACGATTCGCCTTTGTTAGGAAAGGGGAAATCTTCTTTCAACTGTCGAATCTGTTCTTCAGTCAATCTTATTATAGTTTCTATCAGTAGTTAGTGTTAGTAAATCCATAATACGTATCACGGAGGCCtgacttcttatttatttaattatcatgaTGTTTAGTGTCTTCCAACGAAAAATCATACAGGAAAGACGAACTGCcatctaaaacattaaaaataggcgCAAATGTTTCAGGGATTAAAGTACGATAAacaaatcatcataaaaacatattttcacattgcaatttattaaataacttgttttacttacattttaatcgCCTTCATCCAAGAAAACATCCACAATTTACAAGCTTTTCGGTTTGACAGATAAAATCGAAGGCGAAGGCGAGGTTGTCGTTGCAGGCGAGGATGTTTCGTGTTGCTGAATAccgattttcatacatttggcaCCAAATGTTAGTTCTATGACGCGCCGTCAACATCGTTGAGGCGCTACGATCGCGCAATTTTAACTAATGAATACCGCCGAGTTTTCATCTGATGTTACAACGATGATTTCTTGGTTGTAAAGATGTTTTGCCTTAGTGAATCGCACCCCAGTTGATAACACAATTGTTGTTTCGATATAATTTATAGGTTTTCTACACCtacttttttaatgtatttgacTATGAcagaaagtatataggtactaatacgtaggtactttatttgaGTATGCGCTTGAGACTTGAGATATAATCtagatatattattaatttaagagcGTGTATGTCAACCGCGCGCCATTTGGCCTACAAAGGTACTTTTCAAACCACTGTTTCTAATTAACTACTTATCCTATAactatgttaatttttaataaagcaaGGTAATTTCACTGTCTATATAGTTAATTgaacataaatttcaatttgtgtaGATTAAATACTGAAAACCCCTATAACGAAACagatgttttataaaattcccGTTCAGCGACTATTTCGAAGCTTAAATTCATGTGAAAACAGTGGCAAatctaattatatttatttttttactcatagaCGAAATCCCCATGCCTATAGTtagttgaaaacattttttgatttaggtctctatctttcagaaaaaaatattttaacaatgtgaaaaattgtgaatttcaaatgctttttttacctacctatcttacttaatttaatataacaattatttactatagtaatataactctttcttaaaaacataaactttatattataatttaatctctcgtttttatttttttataaattatttaaaaactactataaaacGCTGCACGCGAGTCAACTCAAACCAGACCGCCGCGAGGCTTCACAGAGAGAGGATGTGTCGCTCCGTCATATCGCGTAGGGTGAATAACCTCTGCCGTGGATGCCGAGAATAGAGTACATTTCAAGCGCGACCAACAAATCTTGatacattactattttatttaaagctcaattttgaagcatatttttttttatcgattgagttgaaattttgtttgaacGTTCAGTTTTAATGACAATGTATGATTCTATATCCAATATGGCGGTATACCCAAGatggagaaaaaaatgtttttaatgcattcctacgatatgggtatcaaatgaaagggcttgctATAAAtaactcgaaaaaaaaaatgtgtcgcgagtcttaatccaatatggcggattCCTTAGGCTAGAATTCACTTATTGCAGATGTATGTTACCAATCgagctataattttatttatatgttcattttGCATGTACCCAAATTTTGACTTTTGATcccgaataacttttgaagcaTATAGGatagaaaacttaaaactttatttgcaatggtaaacccaagctcttcaccaatattttgctttccggcaattgttgttatttgaccacaatTTTTCGGTCTGGATGGACTGGACCATTcatataaacaatcaatttttctaatcggtccaggcgtctttgagaaatcgagaacaatcaaattgagaacaatcacaaaacaatctaattgaaacctcctcctttttttgaaatcggttaaaatacagaaactcttaacattgccattaaTCATCAGTCGACTATTTAGTActgttgaaaattgtatgtaatagGTATACAGAAAGTCCTCACCAAGGTTTTCATAGGTGtccgatttttttgcaaaagagtgtaagtattaacgacttattttcatgcttttatattttagtcatccATAGACTTAAACTATTTTCTCGCTATTAACTATtgactaaataatatatttttgttctacCAATTTCACTCGAAAGGATCAAAATGGTTTGTGTGACTATACGTGAAGTATGATAGGCACGCACACAGCCGCGACGCTAGTCTGCGCGATTTTTTGCGTTGAATTACCTAAAGTTGACATCGCGCGCCGAGCGTACACGCTCTTAAgacaaataatattcatacgGCTAATTTCTATTGAAGATTTCACGGATCAGGATTCTAACTATAGCCCCCTTAgggaaatgaaataattaccacatgtaggtaagtaggtactacctactgtttaggtaaatatttataatattgtagCTTATTACACTATTTAACCAATGGACTAGGCATGCACGAGCGTTCCACTTTGCAACTTTAGTGGATCAAACaatgtgtacgcaactgtaccataataataaatactaaccttccaagttaagaatgTTTCTAAGAtaatggcacggccgcttttttagAGCTATctgaacttggtcggattatgtaggttttcgatgcttcgtcagtattataattgtctttctttaattactgaatttaatgacatgaaatttgcaagtgaatagttgaatgattaaactaattattggcatacattttaccatgcaattcctttagaacgtcgtgatattcgactgctttgtaaacagtgatctattcatagtaaattacctatcctataactttttaattactaacagaacatcattgatacttggcaacatgttgcagacacttacaaggtttgtgtaaacgtgaaaatctagaccccaaactgcatactttaagaactaagacctaataagtgtattttacgtttatatttttatcttttaaaccctacgactttttctaaatctgttttttaaacaaatataaacaaattcaaaacaacgtatgtaaaaatctacagctctctatgtaagcgctttatatgaaaactatatagctaatgaccaaacgtttcgcgtagcggaaacttgaatttctccgaagtttatgcatgcactgatttcattcatacatcaataattatacacaaatacacacgaatttttggacacatctcttttcttctaaagtctatggattaaaaaaagttccgccaggacaacgttcgcccagcggaatcagtttttggttaatttctccacaatggctgcatacacaattttttatttaccatacacaattatagaaagtcttacactaattatctgcataattaaaatctttaaattcaacaacattccgctgcgtgAACGCACACCAAAAAttcgtccgtccgtcaccaAGGTGTaggtatctcatgaaccatgaaaGTTAGACGTTTGCTCAGATGATTGTCTGTGATGTGGCAGAAGGTTGTTTTTATTGTGCTGAGGATATGCAGTATCAGAATAGCGGGTGTATGTGGTCGCAGCACGTCGTGGCGGGTGACGGAGGACCGCAGCAACTACACGACGTGGCAGTACGCGGTGCAGTTCACTTGCGGCGCGCGCTGCGGCGGCACGGCGTGGGTGGTCGCGCACGACGAGCCGGCGCCGGGCGGCCCGCGCCACGGCCGTGCCGCGCGCCGCCACCGCGTGGCGCTGCGGGCGCGCGTCTGCTccgcgccgccgctgctgccCTGGCCGCGCCTCTGCGGTACGTACTAAACCCTTGTATTCCAACAAGTCACCAATTCAGAAGGAATTTTAGTTGGGGCCGAATGCTGTAAATACAGTTCTATTTAGCTCGTTATTAATAATCTAACTGAAGGACTCcaggggcgcgattctactaattttacttacctaagacacatacgattcacatccgactgagatccaatcacgattGAAGCGAGTGTTTTTATCCGTttttgtgattcaataatgaatcatattgtctgcaaattatttacgattgcaatatgattgtattGTAGCGCAAACTACTGTATAGATAgcccaaatggcagaccaatcgaatgtcgttggtcttattagtagcagaatgtccgCTAAGGTGAAAGGTTGAAACTGcaattgcgattcaattttgacattattaacttagcagaatcgggcccctgctagGGCAGCAATATTTTAGAAATGATTAGTTTGGTTTTGTGGGTCATCGGATCTCCCATCTGTAAACGATTGAGTAAGAGACGAGAGTAGAGGTTTGTTTATTCAGAGGAGCTGGAAGTGGAGGGCTCGGTGTGGGCGgacgcggcggcgggcgcgcgccTGCGCCTGCAGTGGCTGCGGCGCTGCGGCGCGCTGGGCTGGCTGCGCGGCGCGTGCGGGCGCGAGCTGCGCGCCGACCGCGACGCGCGCCTAGCCGCGCTCAGCGCCGCGCCGCACGCCGTCCGTCTCTAACCGACTGCTGCAAACTTGCTTTTTATGCCGCGGCCACACATTGGGGACATTTGCACCGACGTAACGCGCCCAATGCACCAGTGTGTGTATCGGTACTTTGACACATTGTATACATTGCGACCAATCACTATCCAATGCTCAATACTATAACGCGTTCAGTGTCGGTTTTCGATACAAGTTCAAAGAAGAGGGGAATGAAAGGGGAGTGCCCGTCGGCACAACGCCGCGCTCGCACCACACATTGGTGTCTGCCGTTTGTGTTCTAATGAATGCTTTTAGCTTCACCATTGTTgaagtaaaaagaaaagaaagtcgTTAATaacgataaataataaattatcgtCCATCGTCTTCGCTCCTCTGAAGCTGCAGCTAGGGCTGGCGCTCATTGCGCCGCATTTTGCTGTTTCCattgtttaattataaagttGACATTGAAGCCAATGTATAGTGCAGTTGTTTGCATCAtttcaaaatatagcctatattggACGCAAAGTTAAATCCAAGGTGTGGCCCCGGCATTAACGCTCAATGATTACATTGGTCTACAGACTTTTTTTTATCGaattcgattacgtatcaaatattctacaaaaaattatatatttcacctGTAGGAGGAAATGCTGTAGACCAGTGTTATTAATGACCAAGTAAGCGTAAGCGAAGGATTCGAATCACGAGCGTAAGCCAGTGAATCAAAAGAGTACGTGGGGAAAAATCTTTGCGCTCGAGTGCATAATACGCACATAacttactaaatgcaaaaaaaataaaacgcaatAAAAACTCGAATACTTAATTAGATAAACTGTTTAATTCAATACATTCACATATTTGCAATAAACAATCGTCGAAGgaatttggaaatatattcGCAAAAAAACCGAACTTGAATTCAAACCTAATACCATGGCGCTTGGGAGTCACCCATGACTGATATTCCTGGAAGATGACCCCCCCCCCTCAACGTGTAGTCACCCCCGCCACTCGCGGATCATGGGAGTGTCACTAACGaatttattcaaagtcaaaTTAACGAAACAAAACATTCCAGGCGTGTGCGTCCCACATGTCCAACaggccactttttgtatcttaatgaaattttgtagttatttagtagtaagttgaAAAGTATTGTAGGATCAATCtcggaatttgtagtataatagttcaaaagttatatgacgaaaaaggtggctcctcaatctaaatatttggactgaggagccacgttcacaacaacaaacaaaaacactaacatttagtagaaatttctactaaatatacatgcacaaatgagaATTGTATtgtcacgtttagcgtgtggacggtttagatttcaaattaaaccccacatagtgaacataaaaatttatttcaaggtcgcgattcgaatgcccgtcagcaaaaattaatttcgttatatggaggtaaagcgcgctagcactgtcctggcttcacgtggagagatgtccggtgatgacgctcagccgaggaggcgcttcagggcggacgacccgcagatggtgatgcagtatggtagagggtaatcggtgcacggtgcctctcggtgcctgtcgacgttcggccaacggatcagccgtggcccggaatttaagccgaactttgaacccgaactttggaccctggaattcacgtccattcaaataaatgtccatttctgattgtcctcctctgactgtgtttgccgcggaagcaggaagcagaagctcagtgcgcttaaggcgaatgtgtgcaaattcacagtcagaatcggagtttacagaaaacagctgaaatgtaattttatataaaatgtataaaacatataaaaaaaataagatgcagggataagcaaatgaaaagaataaccctgactgcttatgatgatgaaaaaaggctacaaatgatgctacaatgtgcaaagcaagaaaagatgaaatctgcaagtcatttgccaacggtcacccaataggtgggtggtagcaattacacgaattgttcaacacttacccaatacggggagatgcactgattctacaatatagagaataagttaaacgaagtttgaaaaaatatgttttcaaaattataaaataaaaccgttaagaccacgattaacgtcacgcactaaggactggcaaaagtgagtacttgtaaggagcgcgtgaacgtgtgtcttccgtgatgatattttaaaaatggtcggTTCGCTAATGCAGCTAACGAAACTCACGGAacacgcccgtgaatgagtagcgaacgaatccgatttgcattggtacagcagtccaggtaaaagaatcgaaaccatatcacaatgacgtgaagtcgAATTTGGCTCaacttgccgttgcaccgatacagataatgactacgtactgtttgttttttaagttttaactaagttacaattttttatttctagacccaagttgttataataaatatgaatttgaaaatacgttaatcagtttagtaaaagaaataaataatacttaattaacgaaacaaataattgtacgcgtttctaaacgcaaccgtaggtagacattacattaatttatt
Coding sequences:
- the LOC124633071 gene encoding uncharacterized protein LOC124633071, with amino-acid sequence MSVRRRVTGALRRWRALLAGGALLAALCVRVPARLDEELHFPAHAPADIAHHLADFSNQPGITSWRVTEDRSNYTTWQYAVQFTCGARCGGTAWVVAHDEPAPGGPRHGRAARRHRVALRARVCSAPPLLPWPRLCEELEVEGSVWADAAAGARLRLQWLRRCGALGWLRGACGRELRADRDARLAALSAAPHAVRL